The genomic interval ACCCCGGGCCCACTGCCCGCGTCGACGATCAGCCCCGGCTCGGTCTGCTTGTGCCCGAGCCAGGCCAGGGCCCGCTCGTACAGGGGCGTGAACAGTTCCGCCTGGGTCTCCAGATGCTCGGCCATCCTGGACCAGTCGATGTCGGTGTGGTCATGGTGGTGGTGACCGTGGGTCTCGTGATCGTGCGCCATGGTGCCAGCCTCTCCTCGCGATGCGGTCAGCGTGCTCCGACGCACCGCGAAGAGGCCAGCGGAGTTGCCATGACAGCAACAAGCACGGCAAAGCGGACGTAAAGAAAATGGGATGCGTCCGTCCCGGCCGGTCCCCCACGATGACCCCATGGACGACGAACTGGTGGAGCGATTCCTCGGCGACGGATTCGTGAGGATCGAGGGCGCCTTCCCGCCCCGCGTCGCCCAGCACTGCGCGTCGCTGCTGTGGCGGGAGACGGGCTACGACCCCGAGGACCCGGCCTCCTGGAAGGACCCGGTGGTATGGGTGGCGGGGATGGCACAGGGCCCGTTCGCGGCGGCCGCCAACTCCCCGGTTCTGCACGAGGCGTTCGATCTGCTGGTGGGCGAGAACCGCTGGCAGCCCCGCTACTCGCTGGGCAGTTTCCCGTTGCGGTTTCCGCACGCGGAGGAACCCGACGACGCGGGCTGGCACATCGAGGGCAGTTACCTCCCCGAGGGCGCACCCGTCGGCATGTACCACACCAACCTGCGCTCCCGGGACCGCGCCCTGCTGATGCTGTTCCTGTTCAGTGAGGTCACGGAGGCGGACGCCCCGACCCGCATCAGGGTCGGCTCCCATCTCGACGTACCGCCCGTCCTTGCGCCGTACGGCGAACCGGGCGCGTGCTTCCTGGAGTTGGGCCCGAAGGTGGACAAGGCCTCGGCACACCGTCCGCTCGCCCACGCCACCGGCAGCCCCGGTGACGTCTACCTCTGCCACCCGTTCCTGGTCCACGCGGCCCAGCCCCACCACGGCGGGAGCCCCCGTTTCATGGCACAGCCACCACTGCTCCCGGCCGAGCCGTACGAGTTGGACCGCCCGGACGGCGACTACTCGGCGGTGGAGTTCGCGATCCGCCGGGGCCTGGCCAGAGAGCACTGACCAGACCCCGAGCGGCATGACTCCCGAGGGGCGCGGGGCGGTATCGATGTGCGGCTCCGCCGCGCGGGCGCGACCAGCCACAACGAACCGGCACCCGCAGCCCCACCGCACCCGGCCCGGCTAGAGCGCGGGATACGCGTTCTTCATGAGCTCCTGGAACTGCGCCGAGAACCAGTGCCCCGACAGCGGGGCGTTCGGCAGCGCACCGGACATGTTGTTGTTGTTCCGCGGGTTGCCGGTGTACGTCGGGTCGCACATCCGGTCGAAGCCCTTGCCCTCGTCGTTCGGGACGGCCGAGCTGGCCCCGTCCGACTCGCCCGGAGGCTTGATCCACACGTAGGCGTCGATGCCGGCGGCCGGGCTGGCCTTCGGGCGCTCACCGAGACCGGCGCCGGACTGGTTGCACCAGTTGCCGGTGTTGATGCGCCGGTCGATGCGACCGCCGT from Streptomyces sp. CC0208 carries:
- a CDS encoding phytanoyl-CoA dioxygenase family protein, translated to MDDELVERFLGDGFVRIEGAFPPRVAQHCASLLWRETGYDPEDPASWKDPVVWVAGMAQGPFAAAANSPVLHEAFDLLVGENRWQPRYSLGSFPLRFPHAEEPDDAGWHIEGSYLPEGAPVGMYHTNLRSRDRALLMLFLFSEVTEADAPTRIRVGSHLDVPPVLAPYGEPGACFLELGPKVDKASAHRPLAHATGSPGDVYLCHPFLVHAAQPHHGGSPRFMAQPPLLPAEPYELDRPDGDYSAVEFAIRRGLAREH